In the Glycine max cultivar Williams 82 chromosome 6, Glycine_max_v4.0, whole genome shotgun sequence genome, tttaaaactaactgaATGGTGATAACTAGTTTCAATGACATCCACTTGACAAATGTAAAAATCTCATAATACCTGGTTAAGAACCAATATATCATTGTTCGGTATTATTGTATTCTGTTTGGTTAAGTAAAATTCGGGTTTGAGgtttgtaaatgaaaaaaaatatgattgagaaAAAAGATCTTATTAAAGGTGataaatctgattttttttcaacGAAAATTAGTTATCAGCAAAGcagataaatattttacatcgaTGTAATAATgacccaaaaaattaaataattagagaCTAAATCTAAAATAGTTATCACTAATCAATAGTTCTTAGCTTAATTACtgttttagtccttaaatttgAGAGTATGATTTgtttagtccttaaaatttaaaaataattattttgtctctaactttagcattttgttttttagtttctgataactgctaaataattgtattttgatagtagaaaattagtcaaatattggcctgaaattaattatttagcagttatttgtgattaaaagttagaaaattaattaaattgaatttttgggtgcagatataaaaattggaggtgtaacaagcaaaaagggcagaaaaattgaagaaaagaagaaaatttgaagaaagcTCAATCCAATACGCGCGCTCAGCGCGCGTCACGGGCTAAGCGGGCCAGGAAGTACACGCGCTAAGCGCAGGGtgtcacgctaagcgcgcctacgaaggcccaaagcccacttcagcagctataaatagagagtcagTCCAAGGGACAGAACACACCACCACAGaaccccctctcctaggggtttcatttactcttttttttttttctttcacccccttctcattgtaaagccctcaatggccatgagtggctaaacccccTTAGTTAGGGCCTGACAGGCCTAGAAGCCAAtgtgatgtatgatgtactcttcactatttatcaatgcaataccaggtttttctttcctattttcttttccGTTTTTACCTTGCATActcatctttatattctgttaggggttagacgctcggaagatgataacttctaatagaacaagaagaaaagatatcataataaaatcattgttaggcatagagtgattgcattatgcccatgcgtcaaagcaaacatctagaattagaacttcatgcattttatctattgagtctttgcaaaggcatttgggagatagataggtaaaataggctGGCCaacgtgaggcatcaggggcaagtaaatgaatagatgtgggtaggataGAATCACCTGaattggtaaagaaaaaaatcataaactcatacatcctaggcagACAAGGCAAGTCAGTTCCTAACACTATTTTAtcttgaatttatctttttttatctaaatcttttatctttcttaatcttcttcctttttctttatcttttaattttatctttaatcttttcatttatcttctaattttatcttttcttatcttctatctttttctattttttattttaaatttattatctcttgcttgtagattgggtttgcattaatctaagtacaaacaaagtctatgtggattcgacactcgaacttccgagtactttacacaaatttggtacacttgccaacgagttaacagtttctaacataataaattgacattttatgacaatttttggtactttgtaacaattttaagatgcaaattcaaacgaataaaaactataaactaattTATGGCAACTAAACAATGCtacaaaatatcaatttattatgtcAAATACTACAATTTGTCaaaattcaggaaaaaaaaacaattttaaatttaggaactaaaaaatgcATATATTCCAAATTCAAAGACTTAAATAGTAATTAAATCttgttttaaattagttttgataCCAATAAAGACCAATTTCTATACTTATCTTAGAAGGTGTTGGAAccaattttgcaagaaaatgaattgattttttttaaattaaatcataatattGATTCATTCTAATTATGCATTTTGTAATTATCACAAAGTGCTAAAAATCAttacaaaatactaaaaatcatcataaagtatcaatttattatatgaGGGGCTAAAAAACAATATATCAAAAGTTAGggactacaaaaatatttttaaatttcagggattaaaagagtaattaaaataattgtttacagaaaataattaattttgatcttgcaatcaattaacattaattaagattctataaagattaaaatatactttttatccTTGTGAAATACCCAAAGttcattttagtccttgaaattattattttttatgtctgTGTATTTCGttcttgtaaaattaaatatgtgacttTTTGATTGAAAGTTAAATATGAACAAATCCAaacttaatgatattttttatttaaattttaaaatataatttatgggGATTAAAAACTATCATGTGAATCCAGAGGTTCTTCGTATGTAGATTTAATCTCGATTTTTTGCCACCATTGACGTTCCGCCGCATTCGTGTCGCAATTACAGCAACATCAGCCTCGATCAAAATTTAGATCACACCAGTGACGCGCTACAACCAGCATCGTCATCACCATCGTGTCTTCTACGGATAATGTAGGCATGGATGGAGATGGAGGGGTGGTTGAGGAAGCTGACGATGGAGAGAGGACGATGAGGATTGGGTTGGCGTCGTGGATATGTTTTAACACGTGGCGGAGTTTAATTGGCTAATGGACCAAcatatttttacaattaataGGTAGTTTCAAATAAACCTAACTCTAGctctgattaaaaaataatattataattttgtatggatgaaaaatagatgaaattttttttacgaCTAAATCCAAACTTTGGTATTTTAacgggaaaaaaatatttttaatcttatacAAACTTATAGctattaataaaacaaaaaatttaaaatttaaaaaatcaaagcgAGAATTATTAACGCATAAggggattttttttctctattatattttattttaatcaaagcataaaatataatagatttaACTACAAATTTTCCtatctaaatattattttatgaattttatcattGAAGTTTTTTTATGCCCTTatccatcatttttttcttttaaattttacatattttattgataTCTTAAATGTGTAATAAAGTATTCATGTCTCTATGTAAATGATATCATCTTATCATCaaagttttcaaaataatgttattttgttaACAATATGTCATTGTTAGGTATTATTGTATTCGGTTTGGTTAAGTAAAATTTGGATTCCAAGATTGTAGATGAAAATAATATGATTGAGAAGAAAGATCATATTAAAGGTAATCAGTCTGATTTTTTCAACGAAAATTAATTATCAGAAAAACAGATAAATATTTCACATCAATGTAATAGagacccaaaaaaataaataattagagaGTAAATACAAAATAGTTATCACTAATTAATAGTTCttagtttaattattgttttagtacTCGAATGAGAATATGATTTgtttagtccttaaaatttaaaaatatttttttgtctctgacttttagcattttgttttttagtttctaacatAATAAATTGACATTTTAACTTTGTAACAATTTTAAGATACAAATTCAAACAGATAAAAACTACAAACTAATTTATTGCAACTAAACAATGCTgcaaaatatcaatttattatgtcaaatactacaaattttcaaaattcaggaaaaaaacaattttaaatttagaaactaaaaaatgcATATACTCCAAATTCAGAGACTTAAATAGTAATTAAGTCttgtttaaaattagttttgataCCAATAAAGaccaatttttatacttattttaaaagttgttgaaaccatttttgcaagaaaatgaattgatttttttaaaattaaatcataatattGATTCATTCTGaatttgtattttgaaattgtcataaaatgctaaaaatcatcataaaatactaaaaatcaccataaagtatcaatttattatatcagggactaaaaaataatttatcaaaagttaaggactaaaaaagtatttttaaatttcagggactaaaagagtaattaaaataattgtttatagaaaataattaattttgatcatgcaatcaattaacattaattaagaGGATAAttctataaagattaaaatatattttttatccttgtaaaatacctaaagttcatttttagtccttgaaattttttttatccgtattttgttcttgtaaaattaaatatgtgattttttgATTCGATGTTAGGTATGGACGAATCCAAacctaatgatattttttatttaaattttaaaatataattttagaaactaTCATGTAAATATGGAGGTTCTTCCTATGTGGTTCTAATCTCGAATATTTTTTGTGAACGCTGACGTTCCACCGCATGGTGTCACAATTGCAACAACATTGATCTCGATCAAAATCTAGACCATGTCAACAAAGCATTACAACCAGCATCGTCGTCACCATCGTGTCCTCTATGGATGATATAGGCGTCGATGGAGATTGAGGAGTGGTTGAGGAAGCCAGCAATGGAAAGAGGACAACAAGAACTGGGTTGGCATCCTGGATGAGAGAGGGGTATATGTTTTAACACATGACGGAGTTTAATTGGCTAATGAACCAACATATTTGTACAATTAACCGGTAGTTTCAAACAAACCTAGCTCTAGCTCTCATAAAAAATTAGCATATTATAATTCTCTAGagatgaaaaacaaacaaaaattcttACAATGTTAAATTCAAACTTTGGTATTTTCACGGgaacaaaagatatattttagtcttttacagACTTATagctattaataaaaaaaaaatttaaaatataaaaaaaaaaacgagaaCTATTAAAAGCATAAGgagtaaaaagatattttagacgtttttctctattttatttttaatttaatcaaaacataaaatacaataaatttaattacaaattttactatccaaatattattttataaattatattattgaagTTTTTTGCCCttatctatcattttttttctttttaatttttacatatctTATTGATCtcttaaatgtataataaagTGTTGACGCCTCTATATAAATGATGTCATCTtatcattaaaattttcaaaataatattatcttgttaataatatgataataaaatacataaaaattaaaatatgatgataaaatatataaaaaataaaacttaaatgataaatatgtgtaaaaattaaatatataataataaaatgagtttaaaaacttagatgataaattttgtaaaataatgatAGTTAAACTTAATAAAATGCGTGGTTAAGCCTAAACAATAGGAATTAAAACTGcatattttagaataataacaGATTAAGAGAATAAAAACAGTAGACAGAATTAAAAATAAGGAGGCGAAAGTATAATTTAAGcctccaaaatataaaaataaaagcgaaTTTGCTGGAACTTTATGTTTGGTTTGGCAAGCAACGGTGCCACGTAAAGTTAGATAGCAATAATCAAATACACGTGTTGCTATGCATGTAACTTATTCTGAATCACAGCCCATTGTGTTCCCCAAAACCACACTGGTTTTCCCAATACAATACCAATGGCCATTTCCATCATTGCTATTCTCATGTCATGTGCTTCCCAGTATATAAGGACCACCTCACCTTCTTTTCATTTCCTCATTCATTCATAAATCTTAGTTACTTTATCAGTATCATTCATTATCACTACGATTGTTCTAAAAGCAATTATTACTCTTGAgaagaattaaaagatcatcATCACAATAACAAGATGAGTTCAGGAATTAGAGCATGGAGTGTGGCAGCTAGTGTTGGAGTTGTGGAGGCCTTGAAAGACCAAGGCATATGCAGGTGGAATCATGCTTTAAGATCAGCTCAACACCATCTCAAAAACCATGTTGGCTCATTCTCTCAGGCTAACAAGCTTTCTTCTTCTGCTATGATCTCCACAACACTAAAACATGAGAAGGCAAAGCAATCAGAGGAGTCCTTCAGAACTGTCATGTACTTAAGCTGCTGGGGCCCCAACTAGATATCATAAGTCCAATAAGAAaatattctttctcttttaatttctagaAATTATCAAGCTTAGTCACAAAGGAAGATGAGGGTTGAGATTTCTGGGGTCACATTGTATAGTATTTGAAGTTTGTTTTGCTCATGTGACAATCAGtttgtaaattttgataaatgatAGTGTTTAGCATTGCCAAATTTCATATGTCTtctttagcttcttttttttccacttCCAAATGCCCAATTTTATGATGGTTAAATATCAGTTGGTATTAAAATTTGTCAACTCAAACCTCCTTAAGTTCGATCGATCTTGGCTTGTGTGTACAGAAAAAGATGTCAATTCTTCAAATAGATTTCAATATCTTGAGGATAAAGGATCTCAATATCTTGAAGATTAGTCTTTTTGGCTTTCGGTCGAGAAATAGATTTAAATACGATGTTGATGCTACTGAAGTGTCTTCTCTATGAGTTGATGCTCTGAAATTCGtttacaacatatttaaatcaaCGCTGGATTTTGCTACAGAAGGATGATTTTGGTGTAATGTATATCTGATATATCTgttctgttttgttttattcGATAGCACCataaatataagtttaattaaaacaagttttctttttcttttcatccaacaacactCGTTGATAACTACAATCTGACACAAACATCACTTGAAATATTAAGAGTTTATATCTTTTacgttattttaaaaataatttctatttccAGTTCAATAAATTAGTTTGACAATTTCGTTAAAAATACTAATGTAGATATTGgtgaatgtttttttattaatcaaaattaaagagGAATAATATTGGACGAATGTCTATCCATCTTTTTATAACGTATTTTTAGATAAGTGGGTTTATGCTAATAGTCATTCTTTGAATGTAGTCGAGTTATTTTAATATGTTGAAAAAAGTTAAGCAACAAAGAAGTGTGGGAAAAAAGTATCCATTATTTTATATCCTTAGATGAAAACCGTGTGTAGTGTAGGAGTTGTCTACAAGTGAAACCATGACTCTGTGACTGCGTGGAATTTGGTCCTACCAACAATAATTAACTAGTACTAGTTTGCTTACCCCTCACCAAAACAAAAACCAGTGGCTTCACCTGCCACTGGTTTTTCCAAATATTTCGCATGTTTTTTCCCCTTTACTTACTTTTGTGGAATCTTTATATAAGTAACCCCTTCTCTCCATTTGTTTCATCAAACCTGCCAGTTTTCTTCTAACAATTACCTCACACTTTTAGATatcaacttttgttgttttcttctgTCATCAAGAAAAGCAAAGAGCTACTATTGATTAGAGAAGCACAAGGAGATGAGTTCATCACAGAGAGCTTGGATTGTTGCAGCCAGTGTTGGAGTTGTTGAGGCCTTGAAGGACCAAGGGGTGTGTAGGTGGAATCACACTTTGAAGTCAGCTCAACATGTCATAAAGAGCCATGTTGGATCATTTTCACAGGCTAAGaacctttccttttcttcttctatggTTTCCACC is a window encoding:
- the LOC100818450 gene encoding uncharacterized protein; its protein translation is MSSGIRAWSVAASVGVVEALKDQGICRWNHALRSAQHHLKNHVGSFSQANKLSSSAMISTTLKHEKAKQSEESFRTVMYLSCWGPN
- the LOC100818976 gene encoding uncharacterized protein; its protein translation is MSSSQRAWIVAASVGVVEALKDQGVCRWNHTLKSAQHVIKSHVGSFSQAKNLSFSSSMVSTSSRLKGKQSEESLRTVMYLSCWGPN